Part of the Aureitalea marina genome, GCAACGGCTAAAGTTCAGTGATCCGGAGGAGATGTCCAGTCACGAGTTGCCGGTGGCCTATGTGGAAAGCGAGTTGGAGGTAGAGGAGATCCAGCGGTTGATCGATCAACTGCCGGAAGGATACAAGACCGTTTTTGTGCTCTACGCTGTAGAAGGATATAAACACAGTGAAATTGCCGAGTTGCTGCAGATTAGTGAAAGCACCTCCAAAACGCAGCTATTTAAGGCCAGGAAACTGTTGCAGTCCAAAGTGGATCAAGTAAATAAATTGAGTTATGGCTCCAATTAAATTTGAAGACAACATTCGGGAAAAATTGCAGAACCGAGAGATCGAGCCAAGTTCCCATGCCTGGAATAAGTTAGACCAGGCCTTGGGGAAGCCGCCAAAGCGGAGGCTTGCTCCAAGGACCTGGTGGGCGATCGCCGCTTCGGTGATGATTCTCATCTTTCTGGGTAGTTCACTCTTGCAAGAGGAGTCTCCGGGGGAAGAAATAGCAGAAGAGACCATTGAGCAACCGGAGAAGAGGTCAGAAGCAGTGCAATCTGTAATCCAGATCGCAGAAAAGGATGAGACTTTTCTTGAATCCGAAACGGTCGTACCTGAAAAGGATGAAGCATTGGCGGTCGAGGAGACAGAGGCAGAACTGATCCAGGAAAAAGAGTACATCCAACAGCAAGTTTCGTCCAAACCGGAAGATGTGGTTGCCGTTATCCAACAAGAAGAGATTGCGCCTGAACCTACCTTAGTGGAAAGAACTGAAGAGACCTTCGTCAGTGGGAAGGTAGATGAGGTCGTAGCCCAGGTGCAGGCCTTGCAACTGGAGAACAAAGAGGTGAGTCCGGAAGAAGTAGAAGCCTTGCTAGATGCTGCTCAGCGCGAGATCGCTAACAGGAGGGTATTAGAGGAAGTCGGTGGTAAAGTGGATCCTATGGCTCTGCTCATGGATGTGGAGAGCGAGATGGAGCGAAGCTTCAGGGATAAGGTATTCGATGCTTTGGGCGACGGCTTCGATAAAGTCAGGACAGCCGTAGCCGAAAGAAACAACTAAACATTCATCAATAAGACCCCCGCGGGTCATAAATCACGAACATCATGAGATTAATTACTATTTACGCCGCCATGGTGGCCTGGGTTATTTTTGCCCCAACTCTCCTGGCACAGGAGACTACAAACACCAATAGTGTGGAGGTGTTAAAGTCTGCCCGTCAAGACATCATCAATGAAGAAAAGAATGCACTTAAGCGCGACGTAGAGGCGATCAACAAGCAATTGGAAGAGGGCATTATAACAGAAGAGGAAGCCGAAAAGAAAAAGTTGGAGGCAGCGGAGGTCAGGGCCCTAAACATAGAGAACCGAGTGGCCATCATCGATAACAAGATCGCTTTGATAGAGCGTAATCCGGACGGAAATTATGCGGATGATGACGACAGTATCAACATTTCAATTTTTTCTGAAGAAAGCGTTCTTGATATCACTACCAATCACCGTCGACGCAAATACGACAGAAGGACCACCAGTCACCTGGTCTTTGCCTTTGGACTCAATAACGTCATTACCGAAGGTGAATCCCTGGACGATTCAGAGTTCAAAGTAGGTGGAAGCCGGTTTGCTGAATTGGGATGGGCTTGGAGAACCCGGGTATTCAAGAACAGCAACTGGCTACGGATCAAATATGGATTTTCCTTTGTCTGGAATGGATTGAAGCCTATCGATAACCAGTACTATGTGGATACTGGGGACCAAACTGAACTACAGGTATTCCCAGAGAACCTGAATAAGTCCAAATTTCGGATCGATAACCTGGTCTTCCCGGTTCATTTTGAAGTAGGACCGTCCAGGAAGATAGAACGGGAGGACTATTTTCGATATTCCACGAGGAGAAAGTTCAAATTTGGATTTGGGGGCTATGCCGGTTTCAAGCTCGGTACCAGGCAAAAACTGAAGTACGAAATGAACGGGGAGAAGATCAAAGAAAAGCAAAAAGGAAGCTTCAACACCAACAATTTCATATACGGTATCAGTGGATATATGGGATGGTCCGGAATCTCCCTTTATTGCAAATACGACCTGAATCCGATATTTAAGGATAATCCGGTTGAGCAGCGAAACATCTCGCTGGGGCTCAGACTGGACGTAGATTAACACTAACTTTAATCATCAAAACAGACCTGCCAAGAGCGGGTCTTTTTTTTATAATTGTGCTACATTTACAGAGGTCCACGTTGGGCCTCTTTTCCAATCCATGATCAGCCGTCAGACCATAGATGCCGTATTTGATGCCGCCCGGGTAGAGGAGGTCATTGGTGATTTTGTCCAATTGAAGAAATCCGGTAGTAACTTCAAAGGTCTGAGTCCATTTACGGACGAGCGAACGCCCAGTTTCATGGTCTCGCCGGTAAAGCAGATCTGGAAAGATTTTTCCAGTGGTAAGGGAGGAAATGTGGTGTCTTTTGTGATGGAGCACGAGCATTTCAGTTATCCCGAGGCCATCCGATACCTAGCCAGGAAATACGGTATAGAGATAGAGGAGACCCAGCAAACCGACGAGCAGAAGGAGGAGGCATCTGAAAAAGAGAGCCTCTACCTGATAAGTGAATTTGCCAGAGATTATTTTCATCGGGTCTTGTTGGAGGAGGAAGAAGGAAAGGCCATAGGAGGGACCTACTTCAAAGAAAGAGGGTTCACCGCAGATACGATAGAAAAGTTTGCTCTTGGTTATTCTCCTCAGCAGTGGGATGCGTTCACCCTTGCTGCAAAGGAGAAAGGGTATCAGATTGACCTGTTAGAGAAGACCGGACTAACCATCGTCCGGGAGGACAAGCAATTTGATCGGTTCAAAGGGCGGGTCATGTTCCCCATTCGGAGCATGAGTGGCCGCGTCTTGGGATTTGGGGGCCGAATATTATCCAGCGAGAAAAAGGCTGCCAAGTACCTGAACTCCCCGGAAAGTCCGATCTATCAAAAGAGCAAGGTACTCTATGGGATCTACCAGGCCAAGCAGGCCATTGCGAAACAGGATAATTGTTACCTGGTAGAAGGATATACCGATGTGATCCAAATGAATCAGCGTGGACTGGAGCATGTGGTGGCTTCTTCGGGTACGGCACTTACTGTAGAGCAGATCCGTCTGGTCCGTCGACTAACCAATAATATCACCTTGTTGTTTGACGGAGATGCGGCAGGGATTAGAGCATCCCTAAGGGGGGTAGACCTCATCCTGGAACAAGGCATGAATGTGCGAATCTGTACATTCCCTGAAGGAGAGGATCCGGATAGTTTTGCAAGGAACAACACCCTGGATCAACTACAGGATTATCTCAGTGCGAATACCCAGGATTTCATACGGTTCAAGACTTCCTTGTTGTTACAGGATTCTGGGAACGATCCGCATAAACGGGGACAGACCATAAGAGACATTGTCCAAAGCATCTCCAAAGTACCTGATGCAATCCAGCGTGAAGTCTATATCCAGGAATGTGCCCGGCTGATGGATATCAGCGAAGAGGTGCTCTTCAACTCCCTGGCCCAGCAACTGGAGAAGAGCAGGCGTGATGCCAAAAAGGACAGATCCAGGCAAGAGGTAACTCAGCCCATGGAGGTCATTGCAGATAGGACCCCTGTAACAGCAAAGGTGGATGGTCTCTTTGAATTGGAGCGCAAACTGATCGAGTTGCTCTTACTGTACGGACACAAGCAAGAGGAGTTTGAAGACTTGGTCTTGGAATCGGACGCGGAAGGTGAGATCTCCTTCAGGCCGGATATTGTCGAAGCCAAAGTCTATGAGAAGATCTACCTGGATCTTCAAGAGGACGAGATCGAATTCACCAATCTGGGATTCCGCAAGTTGTACTCCCACATCATCGATTCACTGAATCAGGATCAGGAAATTCAGACGGAGGTGTTCGTGAGCCGCTTACCACAGGAGTTAGCAATCTTGGCCAGTGACCTGCTTATGGAAGAGGAAAAACACAAATTGCATGCCTGGCAGCGGAAGGAGATCTTTGTACGGGACAAGGACCACCAGATTGGTCAGGTGGTTTCAGAGACCATTCTCAATTTGAGGAGGCACCTGGTCAGTTTAAAGATCGATGAATTATCTACTGAGATCAAGGAGTCTGACGATGAGAATCAAAAGCAATCCAATATGCAGGATATAATCGATTATATCATGCTGAAAAAAGTACTTTCCGAAAAATTGAACCGGGTGGTGTGATCAGGTATCACCCAAACTGAAACATCCTGGACTGGTGGATAAGATCGGCCAGGTTGTCTACTTTGAGTTTCTTGAGCAGTCGCGTCTTATAAGTACTGACGGTTTTCTCGTTGATGTTAAGCGCGTTGGCAATGTCCTTGTTGCGCTTGCCGCGAGAGAGTAAGTTTAGAACTTCGATCTCACGGGAGGAAAGCTTTTTGTAACGGCTCAAGGCACTGCTTTCGCCCACATTCCTGCTGGTGAATGTGGAAGTAAGCTCTTCATTTAAGAAGATACCTCCTTTCGCTATTTGCTTTAAAGCTTTCATAAAGATCTTGGTAGATGCCGTTTTAGGCACATACCCAGCCGCTCCTGATTTAATCGATCTCAGCGCATAGATCTCTTCAGGGTGTGTAGAGAAGATAAGGACCCTAGTCTCCGGATATTGAGACTTGATCGCCCGAAGAGCATTGATCCCATTGATCTGCGGCATGTCGATCTCCATTATCAGGATATCGGGTTTCAGCTCTTCAAGACTTTTATATAACTCGTTACCGTTATTAGCGCGCCCAATGATTGAAAAATTTTCATTCTTTTTGAGCATACAGGATATACCCTTTCGGGTAATCGGGTGGTGATCCGCAATAACGATGTTTTTCATTCTAAATGGTCCTTAAAAGACACTTAAAACAAATGCGGTTGTGATAAGTGTGAGGTTTTTGTAATACTTCTACTACAAATCAAATCTATAAAAAAGGCTAAAAAACAGAAAGCAATTTCGTTAAACGTCAATAATACTCGACAAATAACAGAAGCCCGCCAGATTATTCCTTCAAATTTGTAGGAATTTCGCACACAGGTATTGGGACCATTTTGTGCTGGTTGGCGCGGTTAAGTCGTTGATATATAAGATATACCTCTTTTTGCCTGCCTTCAAAGGCTTCCGGGCCCTTCCCAGAATCCTGCATTTTCATGGCCCACTCCAATTCGTCGTAGGATGCCCCGATCTGGTCTTCGTCCGTCCGGTTATCGCCCCAAAGCCCATCTGTTGGAGCGGCTTGTTGAATGTCTTTATTGATACCTAGCAATCGGGCAATTTCATACACTTCGCTCTTCATCAGGTCGGCTATCGGGCTGAGGTCTACACCACCATCTCCATACTTGGTGAAGAAGCCAACACCAAAGTCTTCTACCTTATTTCCTGTCCCGGCAACAAGGTATCCGTTAAGGGCCGCGAAATAATAGAGAGTGGTCATACGGAGCCTGGCACGCGTATTGGCCAAGGCCATAAACCTGGACTCTTCTTCGGCTACTTCGGGCAGAGAATCGATGAGGCTGTCAAAGACCGGGGTCAGGTTGACCTGGATCATTCTTACCTTGGGGTGTTGCTCTTTAAGCCAATTGATATGATCGATGGCCCGGCTCACTTGAGAAGGAGCCTGGTGGATTGGCATTTCCAGACAAAGCACTTCCATTCCGGTCAAGGCACAGAGGGTAGAAGTGACCGCAGAGTCGATACCTCCGCTCACTCCTACAACAAAGCCTTTTATCCCAGCGTTTTCAGCATAGGATCTCATCCATTCCACAATGTGATCGACTACTTTCTGTGTTTGCATTTTTGTCCGGTTTTAACCGATTATAGTAATACCTTTGTCAAAAAATTTTCGGCTTCTCAAAATTAATAAATTCTCTGTTCGTTTGTCAGATAAATCTGAACTGTGAAAAATAGTTGGAATATCCTATTTCTGAGTTTCGTTCTCTTGCTTTCATGTGCCGATGAAAATCGATTAGAGGAAGAGATCTCGGCCATCCCTGTAGAGGTCGATCTAACCCGCTTCGAGCTATTGTTTGACCAGGCGAATGAGGCCACCTTACCCGGCCTGAAACGGCAATATCCTCAGTTCTTTCCGGAGCAATACGGAGATAGTCTTTGGGTGAGTATGATCAATGATACCTTACAAAAAGAGCTGCGGACGGAAGTTTTAAGTCAATACCCTCCAGGGGGTGGTTTAACAGTAGAGCTGGAGGATTTCTATCGGCATTTAGCTTATTATTTTCCAAATTTCGATGTTCCCCAGGTATTCACCATTACCACAGATGTAGATTATCAGAACCCCATCGTTTTGACGGATCAGATGCTGGTGTTGGGTCTGGATAATTACCTTGGGGAGGAACATCCTTTTTACCAGAATATTCCTCGCTATGTTGTTCAGAATATGAGACCTGGGCGGATTAAAGCTGACCTTGCTCAAATCTATGCACAGCGGGTGGTGCCTCCACCATCGGACAGAACTTTGTTGGGTCAGATGATCTATCACGGGAAGGTCCTTTATATTAAGTCGCTATTGTTGCCAGGCGTATCCGATAATACCCTTATTGGTTATTTGCCCGAGCAACTGCAATGGGCCCAGGAGAACGAGGTAGAGATCTGGAGGTACTTTATCGAAAAGGAGATGCTCTATCTGACCGACCCTAAATTGTCACCCAGGTTCATCAATCCGGCTCCGTTTTCCAAATTCTATTTGGAGATAGACAACGAATCCCCTGGTATGATAGGCCGTTATATTGGCTGGCAAATGGTCGGAGCATATGTTGCAAGACAAGATGGGGATTTGGAGCAACTACTGAGTAGCGATTACAAAACCATTTACGAACAATCCAAATACAAACCCAGCAAATAATGGCCGCACATCAATCTAAGATCGAGATCGAAGTCCAATTGGACGAGAATAAGATTCCGGAAAAACTAAACTGGTCTGCACCGGACGGTGGAGTGAATAATGAAGAATCCAAGGCGGTACTCTTATCGGTTTGGGATCACAAGGCCCAGGAAGCCCTTAGGATCGACCTCTGGACCAAGGATATGCCTCTGGACGAGATGAAGGTGTTCTTCCATCAGACCCTAACGGCCATGTCGGACACCTTTGAGCGTGCTACTGGCGATCAGAAGATGAGTGCCACTATGCGCGACTTCTGCGATTACTTTGCCGAAAAACTGGAGTTGGGACGCAAGTCGTGAAGCTGATCTTTGTCTACAACGCAGACTCGGGAGCTGTTAACGCCATGTTGGATAGCGCCCATAAAGCGATCAGCCCTTCTACCTATGATTGCGCACTTTGCTCCATTACTCATGGTGTTTTCAGTGAACGGGAACAGTGGAAGGCGTATCGAGAATCTTCAGAACACGAATTTCTATTTCTTCACCGGGATGAGTTCCAGCGGCAATTTCGATCCAAATGGTTGCCTAAATTTAGTTTCCCAATAGTGCTGGAGGCGGGTTCTGAAGGACTTCAGGTATTGATAAGTAATGAAGAATTAGCCGAGATGGCCCAGCCACAAGAGCTGATCGACCTGATCAACGGCCGGATACTTCCCGGTTAATACTATCGATATATTCCAATAGCTGATCTCGTCCTGTTCGTTTGCTGGAAGAGGTCACAAAATAAGGAGGGTGCTCCTCCCAATGCTCCAGCATTTTTTCCAGGTAGTTGTCGATCTGTTGCTGCAGGGCCTGAGGTTTTAACTTGTCCGCTTTGGTAAAGACCATGGAAAAAGGAATGCCGTTGGATCCCAGCCAATTCATGAATTCCATGTCAATAGGTTGCGGGTCGTGGCGGCAATCGATCAGCACAAACGCGGAAACCAACTGTTTGCGCTTTTCAAAATATTGAGTGATAAACTTTTGGAAGGTCTTTTTTGCCTTTTTGGAGACCCGGGCATAACCATATCCTGGAAGATCGACCAAGTACCACTCTTCGTTTACAATAAAATGATTGATCAACTGGGTCTTTCCAGGTCGTCCGGAAGTTTTGGCAAGGCTTTTTCGCTCCATCAACATATTGATCAAGGAGGATTTCCCCACATTGGACCGGCCGATAAAGGCGTACTCGGGCAGGCGATGGTCCGGGCATTTGGCCACATCGCTATTGCTCATCACAAAACGGGCTGAGCTGATCTTCATGTCGGTGAATTAAAATCCTCTTTTCTGTAACCAGCCGTAGAGTAGCTCATTGAAAAGATCAGGGTGCTCCATCATGGCTGCATGACCGCATTTGTCTATCCAGTACAGATCTGAATCCGGAAGCAATAAATGGAATTCGTCGGCTACTTCAGGTGGGGTCACCGTATCGTTCTTGCCCCAAATTATGCAGGTGGGATTCTTCATGTGTGGCAGGTCCTTGGCCATATTGTGCCGGATCGCGCTCTTGGCTATTGCCAGGGTGCGGATCAGTTTGTTCCTGTCATTAACCGAAGCGTAAACCTCGTCTACGATCTCCTTGGTGGCAACTACCGGATCATAGAAGACGGCTTCTGCCTTCTTCTGGATATAGTCGTAATCGCCACGTTTAGGATAGGTTTCTCCCATAGCGCTTTCGTACAATCCTGAGCTCCCGGTAATAACTAGTCCTTTCACCTTTTCCGGATATAATTTGGTGCACAACAAGCCGATGTGGCCTCCCAGGGAATTCCCCAGCAGTATTGCTTCCTCATATCCTTTATAGTCGATGAATTCTTTGACGTAGACGGCAATGCTCTTCACATTGGTTTTAAGTAAAGGCATAGTGTAAATGGGTAGTTCCGGGATCACAACCTTGTATCCTTTGGCCGGGAAAAAATCAACAACCCCGTCAAAGTTGCTTAGTCCTCCCATGAGGCCGTGCATGATTATGATCGGGGTTCCTTCTCCAAGTTCCAGGTAAGAGTATTTCCCTTCCTTCTTTAATGGATATGCCATATGCGCGTCAAAAAATGAACAGAGCAAAAGTAATCAAATTTTCATGAAAAGGTTTTGGCAAGAACTGCTTGCGGAGCTTGAGAATGACTTACTCAGAAACGGCATTCAAACGGATTAATACCAGCAATTTGAGTGGTTATGTCGCCGAGTGGGAAAACTTATCAACAAAGTGTCAAAAAGTGGGAAAAAGTGGGAAACTTTGGCTATATTTGAATCAATCATCCACTCTTTCATAGCGCGTAAATGCTCAACCTAATCGGGACATTTGAATGTAAGGCAGACAATAAAGGACGTCTTAAGGTGCCAGCCAGTTTGAAGAAACAACTGGATCCTGTGGCTTCTTCCGGTTTTGTGGTCAAGCGTGCTGTATTCCAGCCTTGCCTGGAATTGTATCCAATGGAAGAATGGAACAAGTTGATGGAAAAGGTTAGCGAGCTCAACCGCTTCAACCGCAAGAACAACGATTTCATACGACGGTTCACTGCCGGGGTAAGAACCCTGGAATTAGATGCTGCAGGACGCATTTTGATCCCTCGGGATCTGATAGCTGTGGCCGGCATCGAAAAAGAGGTCGTGCTCAATTCTGCCATCAACATTATCGAGATCTGGGATAAATCGAAATACGAACAAGCCATTGACGACGCAGCCAATGACTTTGCTGATTTGGCTGAGGAGGTGATGGGGGATGCGAATGATGCTGCTAATGGAATACCATAAGCCGGTTTTGCTTCAGGCAACCGTAGAGGGACTAAACATTCAACCCAATGGGGTTTATGTGGATGTGACCTTTGGCGGCGGCGGCCACTCGCGTGAAATTCTTAAATGCTTAGGTCCGGAAGGCAGATTGGTGGCCTTCGATCAGGACAAGGACGCTTTAGAAAATGCTATCGACGATCCGCGTTTCCTGCTCATCAATGAGAACTTTCGTCATCTCAAACGATTCC contains:
- the gldB gene encoding gliding motility lipoprotein GldB, which gives rise to MKNSWNILFLSFVLLLSCADENRLEEEISAIPVEVDLTRFELLFDQANEATLPGLKRQYPQFFPEQYGDSLWVSMINDTLQKELRTEVLSQYPPGGGLTVELEDFYRHLAYYFPNFDVPQVFTITTDVDYQNPIVLTDQMLVLGLDNYLGEEHPFYQNIPRYVVQNMRPGRIKADLAQIYAQRVVPPPSDRTLLGQMIYHGKVLYIKSLLLPGVSDNTLIGYLPEQLQWAQENEVEIWRYFIEKEMLYLTDPKLSPRFINPAPFSKFYLEIDNESPGMIGRYIGWQMVGAYVARQDGDLEQLLSSDYKTIYEQSKYKPSK
- a CDS encoding RNA polymerase sigma factor — translated: MKVVSLHKNYAKLIDRSLKGDRRAQHQLYELFAPKMLSVCRQYVKNMDQAEEVMLSGFLKVFVNLGSFRSEGSFEGWIRRIMVNEALSFLRKQQRLKFSDPEEMSSHELPVAYVESELEVEEIQRLIDQLPEGYKTVFVLYAVEGYKHSEIAELLQISESTSKTQLFKARKLLQSKVDQVNKLSYGSN
- the yihA gene encoding ribosome biogenesis GTP-binding protein YihA/YsxC — protein: MKISSARFVMSNSDVAKCPDHRLPEYAFIGRSNVGKSSLINMLMERKSLAKTSGRPGKTQLINHFIVNEEWYLVDLPGYGYARVSKKAKKTFQKFITQYFEKRKQLVSAFVLIDCRHDPQPIDMEFMNWLGSNGIPFSMVFTKADKLKPQALQQQIDNYLEKMLEHWEEHPPYFVTSSSKRTGRDQLLEYIDSINREVSGR
- a CDS encoding alpha/beta fold hydrolase, which translates into the protein MAYPLKKEGKYSYLELGEGTPIIIMHGLMGGLSNFDGVVDFFPAKGYKVVIPELPIYTMPLLKTNVKSIAVYVKEFIDYKGYEEAILLGNSLGGHIGLLCTKLYPEKVKGLVITGSSGLYESAMGETYPKRGDYDYIQKKAEAVFYDPVVATKEIVDEVYASVNDRNKLIRTLAIAKSAIRHNMAKDLPHMKNPTCIIWGKNDTVTPPEVADEFHLLLPDSDLYWIDKCGHAAMMEHPDLFNELLYGWLQKRGF
- the mraZ gene encoding division/cell wall cluster transcriptional repressor MraZ, producing MLNLIGTFECKADNKGRLKVPASLKKQLDPVASSGFVVKRAVFQPCLELYPMEEWNKLMEKVSELNRFNRKNNDFIRRFTAGVRTLELDAAGRILIPRDLIAVAGIEKEVVLNSAINIIEIWDKSKYEQAIDDAANDFADLAEEVMGDANDAANGIP
- a CDS encoding GTPase, producing the protein MKLIFVYNADSGAVNAMLDSAHKAISPSTYDCALCSITHGVFSEREQWKAYRESSEHEFLFLHRDEFQRQFRSKWLPKFSFPIVLEAGSEGLQVLISNEELAEMAQPQELIDLINGRILPG
- the dnaG gene encoding DNA primase; this translates as MISRQTIDAVFDAARVEEVIGDFVQLKKSGSNFKGLSPFTDERTPSFMVSPVKQIWKDFSSGKGGNVVSFVMEHEHFSYPEAIRYLARKYGIEIEETQQTDEQKEEASEKESLYLISEFARDYFHRVLLEEEEGKAIGGTYFKERGFTADTIEKFALGYSPQQWDAFTLAAKEKGYQIDLLEKTGLTIVREDKQFDRFKGRVMFPIRSMSGRVLGFGGRILSSEKKAAKYLNSPESPIYQKSKVLYGIYQAKQAIAKQDNCYLVEGYTDVIQMNQRGLEHVVASSGTALTVEQIRLVRRLTNNITLLFDGDAAGIRASLRGVDLILEQGMNVRICTFPEGEDPDSFARNNTLDQLQDYLSANTQDFIRFKTSLLLQDSGNDPHKRGQTIRDIVQSISKVPDAIQREVYIQECARLMDISEEVLFNSLAQQLEKSRRDAKKDRSRQEVTQPMEVIADRTPVTAKVDGLFELERKLIELLLLYGHKQEEFEDLVLESDAEGEISFRPDIVEAKVYEKIYLDLQEDEIEFTNLGFRKLYSHIIDSLNQDQEIQTEVFVSRLPQELAILASDLLMEEEKHKLHAWQRKEIFVRDKDHQIGQVVSETILNLRRHLVSLKIDELSTEIKESDDENQKQSNMQDIIDYIMLKKVLSEKLNRVV
- a CDS encoding response regulator, which produces MKNIVIADHHPITRKGISCMLKKNENFSIIGRANNGNELYKSLEELKPDILIMEIDMPQINGINALRAIKSQYPETRVLIFSTHPEEIYALRSIKSGAAGYVPKTASTKIFMKALKQIAKGGIFLNEELTSTFTSRNVGESSALSRYKKLSSREIEVLNLLSRGKRNKDIANALNINEKTVSTYKTRLLKKLKVDNLADLIHQSRMFQFG
- the gldC gene encoding gliding motility protein GldC encodes the protein MAAHQSKIEIEVQLDENKIPEKLNWSAPDGGVNNEESKAVLLSVWDHKAQEALRIDLWTKDMPLDEMKVFFHQTLTAMSDTFERATGDQKMSATMRDFCDYFAEKLELGRKS
- the nadE gene encoding NAD(+) synthase — protein: MQTQKVVDHIVEWMRSYAENAGIKGFVVGVSGGIDSAVTSTLCALTGMEVLCLEMPIHQAPSQVSRAIDHINWLKEQHPKVRMIQVNLTPVFDSLIDSLPEVAEEESRFMALANTRARLRMTTLYYFAALNGYLVAGTGNKVEDFGVGFFTKYGDGGVDLSPIADLMKSEVYEIARLLGINKDIQQAAPTDGLWGDNRTDEDQIGASYDELEWAMKMQDSGKGPEAFEGRQKEVYLIYQRLNRANQHKMVPIPVCEIPTNLKE